Proteins from a genomic interval of Denticeps clupeoides chromosome 20, fDenClu1.1, whole genome shotgun sequence:
- the zdhhc18b gene encoding palmitoyltransferase ZDHHC18-B isoform X3, with protein sequence MKSREYKQIEPRALPASAPPAPAAGKEQAQGGRARRKWEVFPGNNRFYCDGRVMVARETGALPVTLGLVLVTSGCFFIFDCPFLVQHLTGCIPVIGGVLFAFVLASLLRTSFTDPGILPRATPEEAADIEKQIDNPGSSSSSSYRPPPRTKEVVINQQVVKLKYCFTCKIFRPPRTSHCSLCDNCVERFDHHCPWVGNCVGKRNYRFFYCFIVSLSFLTAFIFGCVSAHLALRSKDGKGLIFAVQESPASAVELVICFFSVWSILGLSGFHTYLVASNRTTNEDIKGSWSGKSGAEETGNPYSYNNVFKNCCAVLCGPMPPSLIDRRGFLPTEDAPLSTAVEIVEMPASKNDVNMEERCLDFAQSCTS encoded by the exons ATGAAGAGCCGCGAGTACAAGCAGATCGAGCCCCGGGCGCTGCCGGCCTCGGCACCCCCTGCTCCGGCGGCGGGGAAGGAGCAGGCGCAAGGCGGCCGGGCGCGGAGGAAGTGGGAGGTTTTCCCCGGAAACAACCGCTTCTACTGCGACGGGCGCGTGATGGTGGCCCGCGAGACCGGCGCGCTGCCCGTCACCCTGGGACTCGTCCTGGTCACCAGCGGCTGCTTCTTCATATTCGA CTGCCCCTTCCTGGTGCAGCACCTGACCGGCTGCATCCCGGTGATCGGTGGCGTGCTGTTCGCCTTCGTTCTCGCCTCCCTGCTGCGGACCAGCTTCACCGACCCGGGCATCCTGCCTCGCGCCACGCCGGAGGAGGCGGCTGACATCGAGAAGCAGATCG ATAACcctggctcctcctcctcatcctcctacAGACCTCCTCCCCGCACCAAGGAGGTGGTGATCAACCAGCAGGTGGTGAAGCTGAAGTACTGCTTCACCTGCAAGATCTTCCGGCCACCGCGCACCTCCCACTGCAGCCTGTGCGACAACTGCGTGG agCGCTTTGACCATCACTGCCCCTGGGTGGGGAACTGCGTGGGGAAGCGGAACTACAGATTCTTCTACTGCTTCATCGTCTCCCTGTCCTTCCTCACGGCCTTCATCTTCGGCTGTGTGTCTGCTCACCTGGCCCTCA GGTCTAAAGATGGGAAAGGTTTGATCTTCGCCGTCCAGGAGAGTCCAGCCAG TGCTGTGGAGCTGGTCATCTGCTTCTTCTCAGTCTGGTCCATTCTGGGCCTGTCGGGCTTCCACACGTACCTTGTGGCCTCCAACCGGACCACTAATGAAGAT ATTAAAGGCTCGTGGTCGGGGAAGAGCGGAGCGGAGGAGACTGGGAACCCGTACAGCTACAACAACGTCTTCAAGAACTGCTGCGCCGTGCTGTGTGGGCCCATGCCTCCCAG TTTGATTGACAGACGAGGCTTCCTGCCCACCGAAGATGCCCCTCTTAGCACCGCAGTGGAGATAGTGGAGATGCCTGCTTCTAAAAACGACGTCAACATG gaggaaCGTTGTCTGGACTTTGCTCAGTCCTGCACCAGCTGA
- the zdhhc18b gene encoding palmitoyltransferase ZDHHC18-B isoform X1, with protein MKSREYKQIEPRALPASAPPAPAAGKEQAQGGRARRKWEVFPGNNRFYCDGRVMVARETGALPVTLGLVLVTSGCFFIFDCPFLVQHLTGCIPVIGGVLFAFVLASLLRTSFTDPGILPRATPEEAADIEKQIDNPGSSSSSSYRPPPRTKEVVINQQVVKLKYCFTCKIFRPPRTSHCSLCDNCVERFDHHCPWVGNCVGKRNYRFFYCFIVSLSFLTAFIFGCVSAHLALRSKDGKGLIFAVQESPASAVELVICFFSVWSILGLSGFHTYLVASNRTTNEDIKGSWSGKSGAEETGNPYSYNNVFKNCCAVLCGPMPPSLIDRRGFLPTEDAPLSTAVEIVEMPASKNDVNMCTQGTKDLLESPSVSPILSASCPQAKPQMVSSAPPDSVPAATSSQGGRGHRSSPPDKRRPRRSRKRSASHNPAYIAPGSGLPPPLPTQATSSRRSSRKEPRRSSFTSLQ; from the exons ATGAAGAGCCGCGAGTACAAGCAGATCGAGCCCCGGGCGCTGCCGGCCTCGGCACCCCCTGCTCCGGCGGCGGGGAAGGAGCAGGCGCAAGGCGGCCGGGCGCGGAGGAAGTGGGAGGTTTTCCCCGGAAACAACCGCTTCTACTGCGACGGGCGCGTGATGGTGGCCCGCGAGACCGGCGCGCTGCCCGTCACCCTGGGACTCGTCCTGGTCACCAGCGGCTGCTTCTTCATATTCGA CTGCCCCTTCCTGGTGCAGCACCTGACCGGCTGCATCCCGGTGATCGGTGGCGTGCTGTTCGCCTTCGTTCTCGCCTCCCTGCTGCGGACCAGCTTCACCGACCCGGGCATCCTGCCTCGCGCCACGCCGGAGGAGGCGGCTGACATCGAGAAGCAGATCG ATAACcctggctcctcctcctcatcctcctacAGACCTCCTCCCCGCACCAAGGAGGTGGTGATCAACCAGCAGGTGGTGAAGCTGAAGTACTGCTTCACCTGCAAGATCTTCCGGCCACCGCGCACCTCCCACTGCAGCCTGTGCGACAACTGCGTGG agCGCTTTGACCATCACTGCCCCTGGGTGGGGAACTGCGTGGGGAAGCGGAACTACAGATTCTTCTACTGCTTCATCGTCTCCCTGTCCTTCCTCACGGCCTTCATCTTCGGCTGTGTGTCTGCTCACCTGGCCCTCA GGTCTAAAGATGGGAAAGGTTTGATCTTCGCCGTCCAGGAGAGTCCAGCCAG TGCTGTGGAGCTGGTCATCTGCTTCTTCTCAGTCTGGTCCATTCTGGGCCTGTCGGGCTTCCACACGTACCTTGTGGCCTCCAACCGGACCACTAATGAAGAT ATTAAAGGCTCGTGGTCGGGGAAGAGCGGAGCGGAGGAGACTGGGAACCCGTACAGCTACAACAACGTCTTCAAGAACTGCTGCGCCGTGCTGTGTGGGCCCATGCCTCCCAG TTTGATTGACAGACGAGGCTTCCTGCCCACCGAAGATGCCCCTCTTAGCACCGCAGTGGAGATAGTGGAGATGCCTGCTTCTAAAAACGACGTCAACATG TGTACTCAGGGCACTAAGGATCTTCTGGAGTCGCCGTCCGTGTCCCCCATCCTCTCTGCCTCCTGTCCCCAGGCGAAGCCCCAGATGGTTTCATCCGCTCCGCCCGACTCTGTCCCAGCTGCCACCTCCTCTCAGGGCGGCCGGGGTCACCGGTCTAGTCCCCCCGACAAGCGGCGTCCTCGGCGTAGCCGCAAACGCTCCGCCTCCCACAACCCGGCCTACATTGCCCCGGGCTCCGGTCTCCCGCCACCTCTGCCCACACAGGCCACGTCCTCCAGGCGCAGCAGCCGCAAGGAGCCGCGGCGGAGCAGCTTCACCTCGCTTCAGTGA